From the genome of Brassica oleracea var. oleracea cultivar TO1000 chromosome C4, BOL, whole genome shotgun sequence:
NNNNNNNNNNNNNNNNNNNNNNNNNNNNNNNNNNNNNNNNNNNNNNNNNNNNNNNNNNNNNNNNNNNNNNNNNNNNNNNNNNNNNNNNNNNNNNNNNNNNNNNNNNNNNNNNNNNNNNNNNNNNNNNNNNNNNNNNNNNNNNNNNNNNNNNNNNNNNNNNNNNNNNNNNNNNNNNNNNNNNNNNNNNNNNNNNNNNNNNNNNNNNNNNNNNNNNNNNNNNNNNNNNNNNNNNNNNNNNNNNNNNNNNNNNNNNNNNNNNNNNNNNNNNNNNNNTTGTTAACGGAGTTCGGCCAACTTTTGCCTACGTCTCCGGACCTGCTACAGATCTTTTTATTATCAACCCGGGAAATTTTACAAACTCTCAACTCACACCCGATCCCAAATACACTCAAGAAATTATTCGTAATTTCTTAAAGAGAAAAATATTCTCACAAGAAAGTTTTTTTTTTTTTTTCTCTCTTGCACTCTCTCTTTTTCTCTTCTCTTGTTCTCTCTTACTTTGTTTTTCTTGTTTGGGATGAATTTCCCCTTTTCCTTCATGCATGTATTTATAGGAGGGGGATTTGTGAGTTGGTGGTGAGTTGGTGTAACAACCAAACTTACCAACCAAAAACCAAAAAAACGTGTTCTTTTTTTATCAACAAATAGTTACTTTCTAATTCCGCCATGGTCCGACTCATCTTCTATGCTCTCTACGTCATGTTCTCTGTTCAGCTAATTAATAAATTTAAAGTGTTAAGAAGGTTGTTGATTAAATCTATTTAATTTTTTTAACAAAATCCAAAACTATGTTTGATTTGTAATCGTAACCTAAATATTTTATGAAATATTTTACAAATATTGGTTTCCGCTTTTTTAGAACGAAATCAACTTTTTAAATATCTTAAATCAGAGAGGCACATGCACCAAGACTGTACGTAAGCCCTAAGATTAAAAACTGTTGACTGCGTGTTACTCTAGAGTTTAGGGTTTTTCTAACACTTATGTTCTGCTAGTTTGATTGCAGACCAATCATGGGGGAGCACTCAATGAAGAAGATCACTTGGACGATCAAGAACTTTTCATCTTTGCAACGTGAGAAACTTTGTTCTGATCCATTCGTGGTCGGTCGTTGCGAATGGTAACGCTTTCAAGTGCTTTTGTCCATAAAGATTCAGGTGATATCGCCCACACAGTAGACTTGTTTGCTGCAGGCGTCTTTGTGCATATCCCAAGGGAAACAACGTTGACTACTTGTTTCTATTTCTTGAAGTCGCCGATCATGAATCACTGCCTTGTGGATGGAGAAGAAACGTTCGATTTTCCCTAAGTATAGTAAACCAAAACACCATAAAACGTTCCAGACAAAATGGTGATTATTTCTTCACCACTGCTCGCTTTTGCAAGAGTTCCTTATCTAAATTGTTTTCATTGACAGTATCATAATCACATAGAGAGGATTATTCTTATGTTTGGTTTGCGAGTTCTTATATAGGCTGGTCTTGGTACTAGCATGCTCGGTCCTGTGCATAGGCAAAGTGATCGGTTGCTTAGTGCATACAGTAGTGTTCTATGTTTATCAAGGGTGTTTTTGTGTTAGGGTGGTTTAGATTAGTTTTGAAGCTTTGTGCCACGTTGTGAACATTGTTTTTCATTCCACATGATAGTATTTCTTGCAATGTTTTATTCTTTTTCTTTTTTGCTCAATACCAGGCCGTAATCCCACAGACCCGAAACCACAACATGTAAGCTTTACTCAATGTCACTAGACTGATTATGTGACTTCTGATTTGTGTATTTTATAGATGAGCAAAAGTGGTTTGGTGAGGAGTCTCCTCGTTGGGGTCGTGTATCCATGTTTCCCCTGAATGAGATCCATGCCAAAGAGAGTGGATATTTGGTAAACGGAGAATTCAAGATTGTTGCTGAGATTGAGGTCATTGCAGCAATTGGCAAGTTAGATATAGCAGAGGAAACTTCAACAATAATAGAAACCATGGATGTTAATGGCTTTCAACTTTTTCCTTCACAGGTTAGAAATCTCTAAGAATATGTTACGTGTTCTATTAATATGGTGCCTTGCCTTTTGTATTGTCCCCTAAAACTGCTCTCTGAAAAATGTTATGTCTTCTATAGTGTGGTGCCTTTTGTGTTGTCTCCTGAAACTGCTCTCTGAATATGGATTCTACATGATGTTTTTCTTTTTCATTCTCAGATGGAACTTGTGAGCCGTTTGTTAGAAAGACACCCAGAGATTGCATCGGATATCCGTACTAAGAACCCAAATCTTAGGATGGGTTACATGAGCTTGCTACTTAGTCTGATTGAGACTCTGCGTCAGTCACCTCACAAGCTCTCCAAGACTGATCTGGCCGAGGCAGATGCTGCTTTGGGATCCTTGACCAATGCTGAATTTAAATTGGATTGGTTGGAGAAGAAACTCGATGAGATGGCCGAGAAGAAGGAGAAAGAGGAGGCAGGTGAGGCTCGAGTGCGGGAAATCGAGGAAGACTTGAAGGATTTAAACCAGAAGTGCTCAGACCTGGAAGCTCAGCTGGAGAAGCAAAAACTAGAGTTGTCGGCTGCAAAAGCTCCTATCTCATTTGATGATGTTTTTTAATGTTCTTGAATTCTTAGGCTGGAGGTTCTTGTTTTAGGTGAACATGGTTTCTAGTACTACATAACGGAGTACATTGGTTTTAAGTGAAGAAATGGTTTTAAGCCATTTTACTTGAGGACAAAGTAATAACTCTAGGTCTGAACATAGTATGTTGAATTTGACATCCCTTTATTTAGAATCCTGGAAGTGGAGAATGTTATTTGACTTCACATCGTAGTGTACGTTGCTTTCAATGTTTTTTCCTAAGTCAATTTTTTTCTGTAAGAAAACATTCATATAAAACTTAAAAGTTAAAACAATATTTTATTTGTTTTGTTCCATATCCTGTATACAATTATCAATAAATAGAAATCTCAACAACCTTATCTATCAGAAATATTTGTTAGCAAAATCTTAAATTATATTTGCTTTTTAAATCGTAAATTATTTTGCTATAAACACTTTTTACAAAGAGAGGCACATGTACCAAGAGTGTAAACCCTAATATTAAAACTGTTGGATGTGTGTTATTCTGAATTTAGGGTTTTTTTTTTTATATTTATGTTCTGCTAGTTAGATCGCAGAACAATTATGGAGAAGCAATCAAGAAAGAAGATCACTTGGACGATTAAGAACTTCTCATCTTTACAATGCCAGAAACTTTGTTCTGATCCCTTCGTTGTCGCTCGTTGTAAATGGTAAAGGCTTTCAAGTTATTTCGTCCATGTAGATTTAGGTCACATCCTCGCACACACTAGTGTTTTTTTATTCTTTGTTTCGTTTTTGATGCAGGCGCCTTTGTACCTATCCCAAGGGAAAGAACGTTGATTACTTGTTTCTGTTTCTTGAAGTCGCCGATCATGATTCACTGCCTTGTGGATGGAGAAGAAACGTCCGATATTCCCTAAGTATAATCAATCAAAACTCCGTAAAACGCTCCAGGCAAAACGGTGATTATTTATTTCTTCACCACTGCTCACTTTTTCAAGAGTTACTTTGTGCAAATTGTTTACATTGACAGTATCATAATCACTCAGAGGATCACTTCTTATGTTTGGTTTTCAAGTTCTTATATAGGCTTGTCCTGGTACTAACAGATTCGGTCCAGAGCATAGACAAATAAACGGCAACAC
Proteins encoded in this window:
- the LOC106337570 gene encoding MATH domain and coiled-coil domain-containing protein At3g58360-like isoform X1, with protein sequence MGEHSMKKITWTIKNFSSLQREKLCSDPFVVGRCECRLVCCRRLCAYPKGNNVDYLFLFLEVADHESLPCGWRRNVRFSLSIVNQNTIKRSRQNDEQKWFGEESPRWGRVSMFPLNEIHAKESGYLVNGEFKIVAEIEVIAAIGKLDIAEETSTIIETMDVNGFQLFPSQMELVSRLLERHPEIASDIRTKNPNLRMGYMSLLLSLIETLRQSPHKLSKTDLAEADAALGSLTNAEFKLDWLEKKLDEMAEKKEKEEAGEARVREIEEDLKDLNQKCSDLEAQLEKQKLELSAAKAPISFDDVF
- the LOC106337570 gene encoding MATH domain and coiled-coil domain-containing protein At3g58360-like isoform X2 — encoded protein: MGEHSMKKITWTIKNFSSLQREKLCSDPFVVGRCEWRLCAYPKGNNVDYLFLFLEVADHESLPCGWRRNVRFSLSIVNQNTIKRSRQNDEQKWFGEESPRWGRVSMFPLNEIHAKESGYLVNGEFKIVAEIEVIAAIGKLDIAEETSTIIETMDVNGFQLFPSQMELVSRLLERHPEIASDIRTKNPNLRMGYMSLLLSLIETLRQSPHKLSKTDLAEADAALGSLTNAEFKLDWLEKKLDEMAEKKEKEEAGEARVREIEEDLKDLNQKCSDLEAQLEKQKLELSAAKAPISFDDVF